A genomic stretch from Falco naumanni isolate bFalNau1 chromosome 4, bFalNau1.pat, whole genome shotgun sequence includes:
- the RBM48 gene encoding RNA-binding protein 48, with the protein MAAGGSGGLGDACKHHAQLGVCESRAKYREGRRPRAVKVYTINLESRYLLIQGVPALGVMKELVEQFALYGAIDEYHALDEYPAEQFTEVYLIKFQKLQCARVAKKKMDERSFFGSLLHVCYAPEFETVQETREKLQDRRKYIAKATNQRDCFVLKKVEGPKKTVSKSSEHNCLWGTSGSRAASNWDPSCFTNSHGVFHHTGYPPGNPNQSLLTFPQYANSCTGTSGYFGQNISLTPSVHPGGCTPPTSLMQQRMVPIDNGVDRFMPRTTHLQERKRKREEDNKFSLIGTSMDNTEVIIGPQLPEIPKVDMDDDSLNTSAALIRNKLKEVADSVSRTSVEKPESSSAKPLVKQRRRI; encoded by the exons ATGGCGGCCGGTGGCAGCGGCGGGCTGGGTGATGCCTGCAAGCACCACGCACAGCTCGGGGTCTGCGAGTCGCGCGCCAAATACCGGGAGGGGCGGAGGCCGCGCGCCGTGAAG gtttatACTATCAACTTGGAATCTCGTTATTTACTAATACAAGGAGTTCCAGCATTAGGTGTTATGAAGGAATTAGTTGAACAATTTGCATTATATGGTGCCATTGACGAGTACCACGCTCTAGATGAATATCCAGCAGAGCAATTTACTGAAGTTTATCTTATAAAATTCCAGAAACTGCAATGTGCAAG GGTggccaagaaaaaaatggacGAACGAAGTTTCTTTGGTAGTTTGCTGCATGTGTGCTACGCTCCAGAATTTGAAACAGTCCAAGAAACTAGGGAGAAGTTGCAGGATAGAAGAAAGTACATAGCAAAAGCAACAAATCAAAGAG actGCTTTGTGTTAAAGAAAGTAGAGGGGCCTAAGAAGACAGTCTCAAAGAGCTCCGAGCACAACTGTCTGTGGGGTACATCAGGATCACGTGCAGCCAGTAACTGGGATCCATCCTGCTTTACAAATTCTCATGGGGTGTTCCACCACACGGGGTATCCACCTGGGAATCCTAATCAGAGTCTGTTGACATTTCCCCAGTATGCTAACAGTTGCACTGGAACTTCTGGGTACTTTGGTCAAAACATATCCCTAACTCCAAGTGTACATCCAGGAGGATGCACTCCACCAACTTCCTTAATGCAGCAAAGAATGGTTCCGATTGATAATGGAGTTGATAGGTTTATGCCTCGTACAACTCACCTGCAAGAACgtaagaggaagagagaagaagatAACAAATTTTCCCTTATTGGAACAAGCATGGACAATACTGAAGTCATTATTGGTCCACAGCTACCGGAAATACCTAAAGTGGATATGGATGATGATTCATTGAATACTTCAGCTGCATTAATTCgaaataaactgaaagag GTGGCAGATTCTGTTTCAAGGACATCTGTGGAAAAGCCAGAGAGTAGTTCAGCCAAACCACTTGTAAAGCAGAGAAGAAGAATATAG